One Defluviimonas sp. SAOS-178_SWC DNA window includes the following coding sequences:
- the dctP gene encoding TRAP transporter substrate-binding protein DctP, which produces MFESLTRRSVLAMTAASALVAGVGPVAAQDKIKLRLSAVQSETDQRSVAMLEKFGPMVADFADFEPHWNGTLFQQGTELEAIASGDLEMSITSAQELATFFPEFSIFTAGYVHQSAEHQVKVFNDPLMDPFKQKVEDELGVKLLSVMYLGRRQVNLRMPKSERTVMTPADLAGVNLRMPGTDAWQFLGKALGANPTPMAFTEVYTALQTGAVDGQDNPLPTVVDAKFYEVTKQIVLTSHLVDLNYIALSKAAWDAMTPEQQATVQAAADAASEFGRQNQLQKEADLVSFLEEKGLEIYEPDVAAFRSAVQSAYLSSDFAKDWPEGVLEKINALGN; this is translated from the coding sequence ATGTTCGAATCTCTTACGCGCCGCTCGGTGCTGGCGATGACGGCTGCTTCAGCCTTGGTGGCCGGTGTCGGGCCGGTGGCCGCTCAGGACAAGATCAAGCTTAGGCTCTCGGCCGTGCAGTCCGAGACGGATCAGCGTTCCGTCGCGATGCTCGAGAAATTCGGGCCGATGGTCGCCGACTTCGCCGATTTCGAACCGCACTGGAATGGCACACTCTTCCAGCAGGGGACGGAGCTTGAGGCCATCGCCTCGGGCGATCTGGAAATGTCGATCACGTCGGCGCAGGAACTTGCGACCTTCTTCCCCGAATTCTCCATCTTCACGGCCGGCTACGTCCACCAGAGCGCCGAGCACCAGGTCAAGGTCTTCAACGATCCGCTGATGGATCCGTTCAAGCAGAAGGTCGAGGATGAGCTTGGCGTCAAGCTGCTTTCGGTCATGTATCTCGGCCGTCGGCAGGTGAACCTGCGCATGCCGAAATCGGAACGCACGGTCATGACGCCGGCCGATCTGGCCGGGGTGAACCTGCGCATGCCGGGCACCGACGCCTGGCAGTTCCTCGGCAAGGCGCTTGGCGCCAACCCGACGCCGATGGCGTTCACCGAGGTCTATACCGCGCTTCAGACCGGCGCGGTGGACGGTCAGGACAACCCGCTTCCGACCGTGGTGGATGCGAAATTCTATGAGGTGACGAAACAGATCGTCCTGACCTCGCACCTCGTGGACCTGAACTACATCGCGCTGTCGAAAGCGGCTTGGGACGCGATGACGCCCGAGCAACAGGCCACGGTTCAGGCCGCGGCCGACGCCGCGTCCGAGTTCGGCCGCCAGAACCAGCTTCAGAAGGAGGCCGACCTCGTCTCCTTCCTCGAAGAAAAGGGCTTGGAGATCTACGAGCCCGATGTCGCGGCATTCCGTTCGGCGGTGCAGTCGGCCTATCTCAGCTCGGACTTCGCCAAGGACTGGCCGGAAGGCGTGCTCGAGAAGATCAACGCGCTCGGCAACTGA
- a CDS encoding TRAP transporter small permease produces the protein MERILKPLSRLTEGVAAMMMAAMFATFILQIAVRYIVGSEWFAARLGHVVDASRFGWTLEFCLVMWLWIVFWGNAFIVRDRDHVTFDIVYFWVRPGLRKWFAILGALAIAAGLLLSIGPSYEKMRILRLKSSATLPVKMLPIYSVYFLFLAIVGLRYLWRAVDVWRNGLPNESHHHLEVTDE, from the coding sequence ATGGAGCGTATCCTGAAACCTCTCTCCCGCCTGACCGAAGGCGTGGCGGCCATGATGATGGCCGCCATGTTCGCCACCTTCATCCTCCAGATCGCGGTCCGCTACATCGTCGGGTCCGAATGGTTTGCAGCGCGACTCGGGCATGTCGTCGATGCATCGCGCTTCGGCTGGACACTGGAATTCTGTCTGGTCATGTGGCTCTGGATCGTGTTCTGGGGCAACGCCTTCATCGTCCGTGACCGCGATCACGTGACTTTCGACATCGTCTATTTCTGGGTCCGTCCCGGCCTGAGGAAATGGTTCGCGATCCTCGGGGCCCTGGCGATCGCCGCTGGCCTCTTGCTGTCCATCGGCCCGAGTTACGAGAAGATGCGCATCCTGCGGCTGAAGTCCTCGGCGACGCTGCCGGTGAAGATGCTGCCGATCTACTCCGTCTATTTCCTTTTCCTCGCCATCGTCGGTCTCCGGTACCTCTGGCGCGCCGTCGATGTCTGGCGGAACGGTCTGCCGAACGAGTCCCACCACCATCTTGAAGTGACGGACGAATGA
- a CDS encoding TRAP transporter large permease, whose amino-acid sequence MSVELLLCVGSLFLLAGIGVPVAYAILIASMVYVGAAGQGIGIVGKNLLDGIYQSFLLLAVPLFIVAANIMNAGTITDRLLSFCVATVGRFKGGMGHVNVMASLIFSGMSGSAVADAAGIGKIIIDMMRKDGRYPAGYAAAITAASATIGPIIPPSIPMVLYALVSNASIGYLFLGGIIPGLFMGGVLMGMNTWMSHRRGFAVEEPVPLRDLPRKTANAFPALLMPAILLYGIYGGVTTPTEAAAVAAFYALILAGLFYRALSVRALYTIFVESARSSAAVGLVIGGALILNYIVASENIPSILAGSLVAIDISPLVFLLAVNLLLLVLGCFLDATTIILVIIPLFLPTCRELGIDLVHFGVVAVVNCMIGLITPPYGILLFVINAVTGISLREIIAEVWPFLAVLVVALLAMILFPGIVLFLPRLLGYEG is encoded by the coding sequence ATGAGCGTCGAGCTTCTTCTTTGCGTGGGGTCCCTCTTCCTTCTGGCGGGGATCGGCGTGCCGGTGGCCTATGCGATCCTGATCGCCTCGATGGTCTATGTCGGCGCTGCGGGGCAAGGCATCGGGATCGTCGGCAAGAACCTTCTCGACGGCATCTACCAAAGCTTCCTTCTGCTCGCGGTGCCGCTCTTCATCGTCGCCGCGAACATCATGAACGCGGGCACGATCACCGACCGGCTCCTGAGCTTCTGCGTCGCGACTGTGGGCCGGTTCAAGGGCGGCATGGGGCATGTCAACGTCATGGCGTCGCTGATCTTTTCCGGCATGTCGGGCTCGGCGGTCGCCGACGCCGCGGGGATCGGCAAGATCATCATCGACATGATGCGCAAGGACGGGCGCTACCCGGCAGGCTATGCCGCCGCGATCACCGCCGCGTCGGCGACGATCGGGCCGATCATCCCGCCGTCCATACCGATGGTGCTCTATGCGCTCGTGTCCAACGCCTCCATCGGATACCTCTTCCTTGGCGGCATCATCCCAGGTCTCTTCATGGGGGGTGTTCTGATGGGCATGAACACCTGGATGTCGCACCGGCGCGGCTTCGCGGTGGAAGAGCCGGTGCCGCTCCGCGATCTTCCGCGCAAGACCGCCAATGCGTTCCCGGCGCTTCTCATGCCGGCAATCCTGCTCTACGGCATCTATGGCGGTGTCACCACGCCGACCGAAGCCGCCGCCGTCGCCGCCTTCTACGCGCTGATCCTCGCCGGCCTCTTCTACCGCGCGCTGAGCGTCCGGGCCCTCTACACGATCTTCGTGGAAAGCGCCCGGTCCTCCGCGGCCGTCGGGCTTGTGATCGGCGGGGCGCTGATCCTGAACTACATCGTCGCGTCCGAGAATATCCCCTCGATCCTCGCGGGCAGTCTCGTCGCGATCGACATATCGCCGCTCGTCTTCCTTCTGGCGGTGAACCTCCTCCTCCTCGTCCTCGGTTGCTTTCTCGACGCCACGACGATCATCCTCGTCATCATCCCGCTCTTCCTGCCAACGTGTCGGGAACTTGGTATCGACCTCGTGCATTTCGGCGTCGTCGCGGTCGTCAATTGCATGATCGGGCTGATCACGCCGCCCTACGGCATCCTCCTTTTCGTGATCAACGCGGTGACCGGCATTTCGCTGCGCGAGATCATCGCCGAAGTCTGGCCGTTCCTCGCCGTTCTCGTCGTGGCGCTTCTTGCGATGATCCTGTTTCCGGGGATTGTTCTCTTTCTTCCGCGTCTCTTGGGATACGAAGGATGA
- a CDS encoding DeoR/GlpR family DNA-binding transcription regulator, with protein sequence MALSFRQSEILEIARTEGRVAVDDLAERFGVTLQTIRRDLGDLADAGKLDRVHGGAVLRAGVVNIGYEERRLMNAEAKAAIARRCAAAIPDNSSLFLNIGTTTEAVARALLRHRNLTVVTNNMNVANILVANESCDVIVAGGVLRRSDGGLVGDLTTEAIGHFKVDFAIIGTSALDADGDLLDFDPQEVRVSRAILKQARESCLVADASKLDRKAPVRIASLSELGRIFTDRPLPAPLARQCRDWGTTVVLPDQPV encoded by the coding sequence ATGGCGCTGAGTTTCCGGCAAAGCGAGATTCTCGAGATCGCGCGGACCGAGGGGCGCGTCGCGGTCGACGACCTCGCCGAGCGTTTCGGGGTCACGCTCCAGACCATCCGCCGCGATCTTGGCGACCTGGCCGATGCCGGCAAGCTCGACCGCGTGCATGGCGGCGCCGTGCTCAGGGCCGGGGTCGTGAATATCGGCTACGAGGAACGCCGATTGATGAATGCCGAGGCGAAGGCCGCCATCGCACGGCGCTGCGCGGCGGCGATCCCGGACAATTCCTCGCTATTTCTCAACATCGGCACGACGACAGAGGCGGTGGCGCGCGCCTTGCTCAGACACCGCAACCTGACGGTGGTCACGAACAACATGAACGTCGCGAATATCCTTGTCGCCAACGAAAGCTGCGATGTCATCGTCGCGGGCGGCGTCCTGCGCCGCTCCGACGGCGGCCTTGTTGGCGACCTGACAACCGAGGCGATCGGGCATTTCAAGGTGGATTTCGCGATCATCGGCACCTCGGCGCTGGACGCCGACGGCGATCTTCTGGACTTCGACCCTCAGGAAGTCCGGGTAAGCCGGGCGATCCTGAAGCAGGCGCGCGAAAGCTGCCTTGTCGCCGATGCCTCGAAGCTCGACCGCAAAGCGCCGGTCCGCATCGCCTCGCTCTCGGAACTCGGCCGGATCTTCACCGACCGGCCGCTCCCCGCCCCCCTCGCCCGGCAATGCCGGGATTGGGGAACCACGGTCGTTCTGCCCGATCAGCCCGTGTAG
- the glpD gene encoding glycerol-3-phosphate dehydrogenase, whose translation MDVTRNEQLRTTKLTKRAWRRDNGLAFPEGEVVSEDIPEPAYDLFVIGGGINGVGIARDAAGRGMSVALAEMGDLAQATSSASTKLFHGGLRYLEYFEVGLVRKALIEREVLLRAMPHISWPMRFVLPYHRDMRFESATPTSRLLAIFMPWMKGRRPAWLIRFGLFLYDHLGGRKILPGTATLDLRNDPAGAVLDPKFERAYEYSDCWVQDARLVVLNARDAEARGAKIMTGAKVTDAHRTGDAWEVTVALRGREKRFRARMLVNAGGPWVEHVIRDTAHLVPKAGIRLVRGSHIVTRRLFDHDRAYFFQGTDGRIIFAIPYEEDFTLIGTTDQDHQGDPSEARCTEEEQEYLCGFASQYFLRPVTRDDVVWTYSGVRPLYDDGASSASAATRDYVLTVNADGAPVLNVFGGKITTYRKLAEAAMARIAPLLGVTRGDWTAGVPLPGGDFPVEGVSTLIADLAARYPFLDPFTARRLIRTYGTEATAVLGAARSAADLGRAFGAGLTEAEVRWLMEKEYAKTAEDMVWRRTKLGLRMTGDEIAALDAWMAERGTA comes from the coding sequence ATGGATGTCACCAGAAACGAACAATTACGAACAACAAAGTTGACAAAGCGCGCATGGCGACGTGATAACGGTCTGGCATTCCCGGAGGGTGAAGTGGTTTCCGAAGACATCCCCGAACCGGCCTACGACCTGTTCGTCATCGGCGGCGGAATCAACGGCGTCGGCATCGCCCGCGATGCGGCGGGGCGGGGGATGTCAGTCGCCCTCGCCGAAATGGGGGATCTCGCGCAGGCCACCTCCTCGGCCTCGACCAAGCTGTTCCACGGCGGGCTGCGCTATCTCGAATATTTCGAGGTCGGGCTCGTCCGGAAGGCGCTGATCGAGCGCGAGGTTCTCTTGCGCGCGATGCCGCATATCAGCTGGCCGATGCGCTTCGTCCTGCCCTATCACCGCGACATGCGCTTCGAAAGCGCGACGCCCACCTCGCGGCTGCTCGCGATCTTCATGCCGTGGATGAAGGGCCGCCGCCCGGCCTGGCTGATCCGCTTCGGGCTGTTCCTTTACGATCATCTCGGCGGGCGAAAGATCCTGCCCGGCACCGCGACGCTCGACCTGCGGAACGACCCGGCGGGGGCGGTCCTCGACCCGAAGTTCGAACGAGCCTACGAGTATTCCGATTGCTGGGTGCAGGATGCCCGGCTTGTCGTTCTGAACGCCCGCGACGCCGAGGCGCGCGGGGCGAAGATCATGACCGGCGCCAAAGTGACCGACGCCCACCGGACCGGCGACGCGTGGGAGGTTACGGTCGCGCTCAGGGGCCGTGAAAAGCGCTTCCGCGCCCGGATGCTCGTCAATGCCGGCGGGCCGTGGGTGGAGCATGTCATCCGCGATACCGCCCATCTTGTTCCGAAGGCCGGCATCCGTCTTGTCCGTGGATCGCACATCGTCACCAGGCGGCTCTTCGACCATGACCGCGCCTATTTTTTCCAGGGCACCGACGGCCGGATCATATTCGCGATCCCGTATGAGGAGGATTTCACCCTCATCGGCACTACCGATCAGGACCACCAGGGCGACCCGTCCGAGGCACGCTGCACCGAGGAGGAACAGGAATACCTCTGCGGCTTCGCCTCGCAGTATTTCCTGCGCCCGGTGACGCGCGATGATGTCGTCTGGACCTATTCCGGGGTGCGTCCGCTCTACGATGACGGTGCAAGCTCGGCGAGCGCCGCGACCCGCGACTACGTCCTGACCGTCAATGCCGACGGCGCGCCCGTCCTCAATGTGTTCGGCGGCAAGATCACCACCTATCGCAAGCTGGCCGAAGCGGCGATGGCCAGGATCGCGCCGCTTCTCGGCGTGACGAGGGGCGACTGGACCGCCGGCGTGCCGCTGCCGGGCGGCGACTTCCCGGTGGAGGGCGTGTCGACGCTGATCGCGGATCTTGCTGCGCGCTACCCGTTTCTGGACCCCTTCACCGCCCGCCGCCTGATCCGCACCTACGGCACCGAGGCGACGGCGGTCCTGGGCGCCGCGCGTTCGGCCGCCGATCTCGGCCGCGCTTTCGGCGCGGGCTTGACGGAGGCCGAGGTCCGCTGGCTCATGGAGAAGGAATACGCGAAGACCGCCGAGGACATGGTCTGGCGCCGCACCAAACTCGGTCTCAGGATGACCGGCGACGAGATCGCGGCGCTTGACGCATGGATGGCCGAAAGGGGGACGGCATGA
- the glpK gene encoding glycerol kinase GlpK translates to MTYILAIDQGTTSSRAILFDAGLKVKAIAQEEFPQHFPASGWVEHDPGDIWSSVAGTTRSVIEKAKVGAKDIAAIGITNQRETTLVWDRKTGEPIHRAIVWQDRRTSDMCQRLKAEGHEPMISERTGLLLDPYFSGTKLAWLLDNVEGARARAVAGELLFGTVDCFLIWKLTGGKVHATDATNAARTLIYNIHKGAWDKDILKILNIPEEMLPEVRDCASDFGTTRADLFGREIPIYGVAGDQQAATIGQACFAPGMMKSTYGTGCFALLNTGAKPVASKNRLLTTIAYQFDGKPTYALEGSIFIAGAVVQWLRDGLKIIRDAAETKALAEAADPAQDVVLVPAFVGLGAPYWNANCRGAIYGLTRNSGPAEFAKAALESVGYQTRDLLEAMRADWDGAAEGVLRVDGGMTASDWAMQFLSDIIGAPVDRPDVLETTALGAAWLAGSRAGVYPDAEGFAKAWALNRRFEPGMAETLRDEKYARWKRAVAATMTV, encoded by the coding sequence ATGACCTATATTCTCGCCATCGACCAGGGCACGACGTCGAGCCGGGCGATCCTTTTCGATGCGGGCCTGAAGGTGAAGGCCATCGCGCAGGAAGAATTCCCCCAGCATTTCCCCGCCTCGGGCTGGGTGGAGCATGACCCGGGCGACATCTGGTCCTCCGTCGCCGGGACCACGCGGTCGGTGATCGAAAAGGCGAAGGTCGGCGCGAAGGACATCGCGGCCATCGGCATCACCAACCAGCGCGAGACGACGCTGGTCTGGGACCGCAAGACCGGAGAGCCCATTCACCGCGCCATCGTCTGGCAGGACCGACGGACCTCCGACATGTGCCAACGACTGAAGGCCGAGGGGCACGAGCCGATGATCTCGGAGCGGACGGGGCTGCTGCTCGACCCCTACTTCTCGGGAACCAAACTCGCCTGGCTTCTCGACAATGTCGAGGGGGCAAGGGCGCGGGCCGTGGCGGGGGAGCTGCTGTTCGGAACCGTCGATTGCTTCCTGATCTGGAAGCTGACCGGCGGGAAAGTGCATGCGACGGACGCCACGAATGCGGCGCGGACCTTGATCTATAACATCCATAAGGGTGCATGGGACAAGGATATTCTTAAAATCCTGAATATACCGGAAGAGATGCTTCCAGAGGTCAGGGACTGCGCATCGGATTTCGGCACGACCCGCGCCGACCTTTTCGGGCGCGAGATTCCGATCTACGGCGTCGCCGGCGACCAGCAGGCGGCGACCATCGGCCAGGCCTGTTTCGCGCCCGGCATGATGAAATCGACCTACGGTACCGGCTGCTTCGCGCTTCTGAACACCGGGGCCAAGCCGGTGGCGTCGAAGAACCGGCTTCTGACCACGATCGCGTATCAGTTCGATGGCAAGCCCACCTACGCACTCGAAGGCTCCATCTTCATCGCCGGAGCCGTGGTGCAGTGGCTGCGCGACGGGCTGAAGATCATCCGCGACGCGGCCGAGACGAAGGCCCTCGCGGAAGCGGCCGATCCCGCGCAGGATGTCGTGCTGGTTCCCGCCTTTGTCGGCCTTGGCGCGCCCTACTGGAACGCGAATTGCCGCGGTGCGATCTACGGCCTCACCCGCAATTCCGGCCCTGCGGAGTTCGCGAAGGCGGCGCTCGAAAGCGTCGGTTACCAGACCCGCGACCTTCTGGAGGCCATGCGGGCAGATTGGGACGGCGCCGCCGAGGGTGTGCTGCGCGTCGACGGCGGAATGACCGCCTCGGACTGGGCGATGCAGTTCCTTTCGGACATCATCGGCGCCCCGGTGGACCGGCCGGACGTGCTGGAGACGACGGCGCTCGGCGCGGCCTGGCTCGCCGGATCGCGCGCCGGGGTCTATCCGGACGCAGAAGGCTTCGCAAAAGCCTGGGCCCTGAACCGGCGGTTCGAGCCGGGGATGGCCGAGACTTTGCGCGACGAAAAATACGCCCGCTGGAAACGCGCCGTAGCGGCAACGATGACCGTATGA
- a CDS encoding iron-containing alcohol dehydrogenase, producing MTRPFSIAQPRRIQFGRGEALAAVPEIAALGRHAFLVHGRTAERALPLVAALEGARLAVTAHPCPGEPTLAMLDAGVEAARDADLVIGFGGGSALDLAKAIAALVPAPGGAMDHLEVVGRGRPLEADPLSFVAIPTTAGTGAEVTKNAVIDVPEHRRKVSLRDDRMIARLAIVDPSLTDHCPKLVTLASGLDAVVQVIEPYLSAGANPYTDALSRAAIPTGLIALRQLMAAEDSEARDGMAWVSLSGGLALANAGLGAVHGLAGPIGGMTGAAHGAICGALLPHVLRLISARAPSERLGEIMRWIDAAFDGGGIGALEDWAHGQGLPRLSALGLQSGDHAVVAEAALASSSMKASPVPFDIADLRAILERAG from the coding sequence ATGACAAGGCCATTCTCGATCGCCCAGCCGCGCCGCATCCAGTTCGGCCGGGGAGAGGCGTTGGCGGCGGTTCCCGAGATTGCCGCGCTCGGCCGTCATGCCTTCCTTGTTCATGGCCGGACCGCAGAGCGGGCCCTTCCGTTGGTCGCCGCGCTCGAAGGAGCCAGGCTTGCCGTGACCGCGCATCCCTGTCCCGGCGAACCGACGCTGGCCATGCTTGACGCCGGGGTTGAGGCGGCGCGTGACGCCGATCTGGTGATCGGTTTCGGCGGCGGTTCGGCCCTTGATCTCGCCAAGGCTATAGCGGCGCTGGTTCCGGCGCCGGGCGGGGCGATGGACCACCTCGAAGTCGTTGGCCGGGGGCGGCCGCTGGAGGCCGACCCGTTGTCGTTCGTGGCCATTCCGACTACGGCCGGAACCGGCGCCGAAGTGACCAAGAACGCCGTCATCGACGTGCCCGAGCATCGCCGCAAGGTCTCGCTCCGCGACGACCGGATGATCGCGCGGCTTGCTATCGTTGATCCGTCGCTGACCGACCACTGCCCGAAATTGGTGACGCTGGCCTCGGGTCTAGATGCCGTGGTGCAGGTGATCGAGCCTTACCTTTCGGCTGGGGCAAATCCCTATACCGATGCGCTGAGCCGGGCCGCCATCCCGACAGGGCTGATCGCCCTTCGCCAGTTGATGGCGGCGGAAGACAGCGAGGCCCGCGACGGAATGGCCTGGGTCAGCCTGTCCGGCGGGCTGGCTCTCGCGAATGCCGGGCTTGGCGCGGTGCATGGGTTGGCGGGTCCGATCGGCGGTATGACCGGTGCCGCCCACGGCGCGATCTGCGGCGCGCTTCTGCCGCATGTCCTCAGGCTGATATCGGCCCGCGCCCCCTCGGAGCGGCTGGGCGAGATCATGCGGTGGATCGACGCGGCGTTCGACGGCGGCGGGATCGGCGCTCTCGAGGACTGGGCGCACGGCCAGGGTTTGCCGAGGCTCTCGGCGCTGGGCCTCCAGTCCGGCGACCATGCCGTGGTCGCGGAAGCGGCCCTTGCGTCATCGTCGATGAAGGCCAGTCCGGTTCCGTTCGACATCGCCGATCTTCGGGCAATCCTCGAACGGGCCGGGTGA
- a CDS encoding LysR family transcriptional regulator → MIDKLEMFIALANERHFGRAAEAVGVTQPSLSSALRQLEDQLGVQLVFRGSRFQGLTPEGQRVLDWALRIVGDARTMREEMRALKQGVSGKLRIGVIPTALPMITRLTVPFLERNPSVSITILSRTSVEILDGIERLELDAGITYLDNEPLGRVTQVPLVRETYRLLVGAASPMARRASVTWAEAAELPLCLLTGDMQNRRIVNQHLAEAGASPKAPIESNSIIALISHVATGRWASIVPETLAGMQGPGSGLRAIPVVAPEASHIVGLIAAHREPHTPVLSALLDQARKVAAV, encoded by the coding sequence ATGATCGACAAGCTCGAAATGTTCATCGCCCTTGCCAACGAACGCCATTTCGGCCGCGCGGCCGAAGCGGTGGGGGTGACGCAACCGTCGCTGTCCTCGGCCCTTCGCCAGCTCGAAGATCAGCTGGGCGTTCAACTCGTCTTTCGCGGCTCCCGCTTTCAGGGGCTGACGCCCGAGGGGCAGCGGGTGCTTGACTGGGCTCTGCGCATTGTCGGCGACGCGCGGACCATGCGCGAGGAAATGCGGGCGCTGAAACAGGGCGTCTCGGGCAAGCTGAGGATCGGGGTGATCCCGACGGCCCTGCCGATGATCACGCGCCTGACCGTGCCCTTTCTCGAACGGAATCCGAGTGTCAGCATCACGATCCTGTCGCGAACCTCGGTCGAGATCCTCGACGGGATCGAACGGCTGGAGCTCGATGCCGGGATCACCTATCTCGACAACGAACCGCTGGGCCGGGTCACTCAGGTTCCGCTCGTGCGCGAAACCTACCGGCTTCTCGTCGGCGCCGCCTCGCCGATGGCCCGGCGGGCCTCGGTCACCTGGGCCGAGGCGGCGGAGTTGCCGCTCTGCCTCCTGACCGGCGACATGCAGAACCGCCGCATCGTCAACCAGCATCTTGCCGAGGCGGGGGCATCGCCCAAGGCGCCGATCGAATCCAATTCCATCATCGCGCTCATTTCCCATGTCGCAACGGGCCGCTGGGCCTCGATCGTGCCTGAAACGCTTGCCGGAATGCAGGGTCCGGGATCCGGGCTGAGGGCGATCCCGGTGGTGGCGCCGGAGGCCAGCCATATCGTCGGCCTCATCGCCGCCCATCGCGAACCGCACACGCCGGTCCTGAGCGCGCTTCTCGATCAGGCGCGCAAGGTGGCCGCGGTCTAG
- a CDS encoding S49 family peptidase, which yields MRRFIPFLKSPPRVAVIRLQGVISSGGRMGSGLNDASLAPVIEKAFARGKPKAVALVINSPGGAPVQSALIAARIRRLADEKKIPVHAFVEDVAASGGYWLATAGDDIWVDPSSVVGSIGVISSGFGFPEFLSRYGIERRVHTAGKSKSFLDPFRPENPDDVARLRAILDPIHDAFKAQVSGRRGGKLADTDLFTGDVWVGQAAVAEGLADGVAHMVPKLKSLYGDKVKLVPFGVKKSIFQRFGARVLGEALEQIEDRTLWARYGL from the coding sequence ATGAGACGCTTTATCCCCTTCCTAAAGTCGCCGCCACGGGTCGCGGTCATTCGCCTTCAGGGCGTCATCTCTTCGGGCGGACGCATGGGATCGGGATTGAACGATGCCAGCCTCGCCCCGGTGATCGAAAAGGCCTTCGCGCGCGGCAAGCCCAAGGCGGTGGCGCTGGTGATCAACTCGCCCGGCGGCGCGCCGGTGCAGTCGGCGTTGATCGCCGCGCGGATCCGCCGGCTGGCGGACGAAAAGAAGATCCCCGTTCATGCCTTCGTGGAGGATGTTGCGGCCTCCGGCGGTTATTGGTTGGCGACTGCGGGCGATGACATCTGGGTCGATCCGAGTTCCGTCGTCGGGTCCATCGGCGTGATCTCATCCGGTTTTGGTTTCCCCGAGTTCCTGTCGCGGTACGGGATCGAGCGGCGGGTGCACACCGCCGGGAAATCCAAGAGCTTCCTTGACCCGTTCCGCCCGGAAAACCCCGATGATGTGGCCCGGCTGCGGGCGATCCTCGACCCGATCCACGACGCATTCAAGGCGCAGGTCAGCGGTCGGCGTGGCGGCAAGCTCGCCGATACGGACCTCTTCACCGGCGATGTCTGGGTTGGCCAGGCCGCAGTGGCCGAAGGGTTGGCCGACGGTGTCGCGCATATGGTTCCGAAACTGAAATCGCTCTACGGCGACAAGGTGAAACTCGTGCCGTTCGGCGTGAAGAAATCCATCTTCCAGCGGTTCGGCGCCCGCGTTCTGGGCGAGGCCCTGGAGCAGATCGAGGACCGCACGCTTTGGGCGCGGTACGGGCTCTGA
- a CDS encoding SDR family oxidoreductase, with protein sequence MTGRALVTGAAHRLGRAMALYLAARGHDVAIHYLASREAAESVAEKARALGVRAATLRADLLVEAETRTLVGHAADALGGPLTVLINNASIFEYDNVRTMTRDSWDRHIESNLRAPIVLTQDFAAQAPRAAGEGGEMRAQALVVNMLDQRVRKLTPEFMSYTVAKMGLWAFTQTAARALGPDVRVNAIGPGSTLQGAKQTEEQFRAQRAGSILGRGANPDDVCAALGYFLDAPAVTGQLLCVDGGQHLGWKTPDILGVNERF encoded by the coding sequence ATGACCGGACGGGCGCTTGTTACCGGCGCGGCGCACCGGCTTGGCCGGGCGATGGCGCTTTACCTCGCAGCACGAGGCCACGACGTGGCGATCCACTATTTGGCGTCGCGCGAGGCGGCGGAAAGTGTGGCGGAGAAGGCGCGGGCGCTGGGCGTCCGGGCCGCGACCTTGCGCGCCGATCTTCTGGTCGAGGCGGAAACCCGCACCCTCGTCGGACATGCCGCCGACGCGCTGGGTGGGCCCTTGACGGTCCTCATCAACAACGCCTCGATCTTCGAATACGACAACGTCCGCACGATGACCCGCGACAGCTGGGATCGTCACATCGAATCCAACCTGCGCGCGCCCATCGTCCTGACCCAGGACTTCGCTGCCCAGGCCCCGAGGGCCGCCGGCGAAGGCGGCGAGATGCGGGCACAGGCGCTTGTCGTCAACATGCTCGACCAGCGGGTGAGGAAGCTGACGCCGGAATTCATGTCCTATACCGTCGCCAAGATGGGGCTTTGGGCCTTCACCCAGACGGCCGCCCGCGCCCTCGGCCCCGATGTCCGTGTCAACGCGATCGGGCCCGGTTCCACCCTGCAGGGCGCAAAGCAGACCGAGGAGCAGTTCCGCGCGCAACGGGCGGGGTCAATTCTGGGCCGTGGCGCCAATCCCGACGATGTCTGCGCGGCGCTTGGATATTTCCTCGATGCTCCCGCCGTCACCGGGCAGCTTCTCTGCGTCGACGGCGGTCAGCATCTCGGCTGGAAGACCCCTGATATTTTGGGTGTGAACGAGCGATTTTAG